Within Amycolatopsis sp. FDAARGOS 1241, the genomic segment CGGCGAAGTGGCGCGTCGGCGAGGAAGCCGCTTTCCGCGCCCTCGGCGAACTGCACGACGAGACGGGCCAGGGCGGGCCTGTCGAGTGGCACAAGATGGGCGAGGGCTGGAGCTGGACGCGCAAGTCCGGTACCGAGGAGGACCACGCCGCCAACGCGCGCGAGGGCTGGGCCGAGATCAAACGCCGGCTCGCCGCCGAAACGCACGACTTCTACGTGCTCGACGAATTCTCCTACCTGCTCAAGTGGGGCTGGCTCGAGGTCGGCGACGTGGTGTCCACTCTGGTCTCCCGGCCGGGGCACCAGCACGTCGTGATCACCGGCCGGTATGCGCCGCCGGAGCTCGTCGAGGCCGCCGATCTGGTGGCCGAGATGACGAAGGTGAAGCACCCGATGGACGCGGGGCAGAAGGGGCAGCGGGGGATCGAGTGGTAGCGCGCGTGGTCATCGCCGCGCCCGGCTCGGGGCACGGCAAGACCACCATCGCCGCCGGACTCATGGCAGCGCTGCGCGCGGCCGGGCACACGGTGTCCGGGCACAAGGTCGGGCCCGACTTCATCGACCCGTCCTACCACGCGCTCGCGACCGGGCGACCCGCACGCAACCTCGACCCGTTCCTGCAGGGTGAGGACCGGCTCGTGCCCTTGCTGCGCCACGGTTGCGCAGGGGCCGACGTCGCCGTGATCGAAGGCGTGATGGGCCTGTTCGACGGTGCGCTCGGCACCGAGGGCTACGCGTCGACCGCGCACGTCGCCCGGGTGCTCGAGGCGCCGGTGGTGCTCGTCGTGGACGCTTCGGCCGCCTCGCGCAGCGTCGCGGCGACCGTGCTCGGGTTCGCGAACTACGACCCGCGCGTGCGGCTGGCGGGCGTGATAATCAACAAGCTGGGCTCGCAACGGCACGAGGACGAGATCGCGACGGCGCTGGAAGCCACGGGCGTGCCGCTGCTGGGAGCGTTGCGGCGCAACGAGAACGTGCACGCGCCGAGCCGGCACCTCGGGCTCGTGCCGGCCGCGGAGCGGGCCGCGGACTCGCAGCGGGTGCTGCCGGAGCTGGCGTCGTGGGTCGCCGGTGGGGTGGATCTGGAAGCGGTGGTGCGCGTCGCGCGGGCCGCGCCGCCGTTGTCGGGTCCGGTGTGGACACCCGACGGGACCTGGGAGGGGCCGCGGGCGGTCGTGGCCGCCGCGGCCGGGCCGGCGTTCACGTTCCGGTACACCGAGAACCTGGAGCTGCTGGCTTCGCACGGCGTGGACGTCGTGGACGTGGACCCGCTGCGCGACGAAGCGCTGCCCGAGGGCTGTGCCGGGCTGTACTTCGGCGGGGGGTTCCCCGAGGTGCACGCGGCGGAACTGGCGGCGAACGAGCCGTTGCTCGCGGCGGTGTCCGCGGCCGCGGGCCGGGGGATGCCCGTGAGCGCGGAGTGCGCCGGACTGCTGTACCTGTGCCGCGAGCTGGACGGGCAGCCGATGGCGGGGGTCGTCGACGCGACGGCGGTGATGACCAAACGCGGCAAACTCGGGTACCGCACGGCGGTTTCCTCGGCCGACAACGTGCTCGCGACCGCCGGCCGGCGCGTGACCGGGCACGAGTTCCACCGCACGGAGCTCACGCCCGCGGCCGGTCCGGCGCCCGCGTGGGGCTGGGACCGGACGGTGGACGGGTTCGCGTCGGCGTCGCTGCACGCGTCGTACTTGCACGTGCACTGGGCCGGGCACCCCGTGCTCGCCGAGCGGTTCGCGGCGCACGTGCGGGCCTTCGCGCCGCGCGGAAAGGGGGTCCGGCCCGCGGACGAGGTGGTGTCCCGTGGCTGACTACGACCTGCACCACCACGGCGACCGCGAGGTCGGGCCGGGGCTGGTCGACCTCGCCGTGAACGTCCGGCTCCCGCGCCCGCCCGAGTGGCTGCGGCGGGAGCTGGTGTCCGCTGTGGACAGTCTGGCCGCGTACCCGTCACCGGCCTCCGCGCAGTCGGCGGTCGCGGCGCGGCACGGCCGGCCGGTCGACGAGGTCCTGGTGACGGCCGGGGCGGCAGAGGCGTTCACGCTGCTGGCCTCGGCCCTGCGGCCGCGGCACGCGGTGGTCGTGCACCCGCAGTTCACCGAGCCCGAAGCCGCGCTGCGGGCGGCGGGGCACGAGGTGTCGCGTGTGGTGCTGTCCGATTCGGACGGTTTCGTGCTGGGTCCCGCGGTGGTTCCCGAGTCGGCCGATCTGGTGTTCGTGGGCAACCCGACCAACCCGACGTCGGTGCTGCACCCGGCCGCCGTGCTCCGCGGCCTGGTCCGGCCCGGCCGGCTGCTCGTGGTCGACGAGGCGTTCCTCGACGCCATTCCGGGCGAGGCGGAGAGCCTGGCCGG encodes:
- the cobO gene encoding cob(I)yrinic acid a,c-diamide adenosyltransferase — protein: MPQGKPAVVPQDGLTTRQRRNRPLLAVHTGEMKGKSTAAFGMALRAWNQGWSIGVFQFVKSAKWRVGEEAAFRALGELHDETGQGGPVEWHKMGEGWSWTRKSGTEEDHAANAREGWAEIKRRLAAETHDFYVLDEFSYLLKWGWLEVGDVVSTLVSRPGHQHVVITGRYAPPELVEAADLVAEMTKVKHPMDAGQKGQRGIEW
- a CDS encoding cobyrinate a,c-diamide synthase; the protein is MVARVVIAAPGSGHGKTTIAAGLMAALRAAGHTVSGHKVGPDFIDPSYHALATGRPARNLDPFLQGEDRLVPLLRHGCAGADVAVIEGVMGLFDGALGTEGYASTAHVARVLEAPVVLVVDASAASRSVAATVLGFANYDPRVRLAGVIINKLGSQRHEDEIATALEATGVPLLGALRRNENVHAPSRHLGLVPAAERAADSQRVLPELASWVAGGVDLEAVVRVARAAPPLSGPVWTPDGTWEGPRAVVAAAAGPAFTFRYTENLELLASHGVDVVDVDPLRDEALPEGCAGLYFGGGFPEVHAAELAANEPLLAAVSAAAGRGMPVSAECAGLLYLCRELDGQPMAGVVDATAVMTKRGKLGYRTAVSSADNVLATAGRRVTGHEFHRTELTPAAGPAPAWGWDRTVDGFASASLHASYLHVHWAGHPVLAERFAAHVRAFAPRGKGVRPADEVVSRG
- the cobC gene encoding Rv2231c family pyridoxal phosphate-dependent protein CobC; translation: MADYDLHHHGDREVGPGLVDLAVNVRLPRPPEWLRRELVSAVDSLAAYPSPASAQSAVAARHGRPVDEVLVTAGAAEAFTLLASALRPRHAVVVHPQFTEPEAALRAAGHEVSRVVLSDSDGFVLGPAVVPESADLVFVGNPTNPTSVLHPAAVLRGLVRPGRLLVVDEAFLDAIPGEAESLAGESLDGVVVLRSLTKTWGLAGLRAGYVLGPADVVARLAAVQPPWSVSTLAGVATVACCRPAALEEAEKLAVTAEADREYLVSRLAELGLPALGEPRGPFVLVEGPDDGLRRRLRDVGFAVRRGDTFPGLGPRHLRLAVRSREVTDGFVAALARVLQVLPGAGRRRRRSG